A stretch of DNA from Pangasianodon hypophthalmus isolate fPanHyp1 chromosome 2, fPanHyp1.pri, whole genome shotgun sequence:
ACGATGGGACTGATGGCTGAACAGATTCAGCTGAGGCGTCTCATGCCCTCTAGTGGCTACAATCTGGCATCAAGTGACATAATTGAGATCCACTCCGAGGACACAGTCATGTTTTGAGGCTTATCAACAGCACATACCATACCATAAGCATTAATGATAAAACTGACCCCAGTGCTCCAGTTTGAAAAGAAATACAGGAAAATGTTTGACTGGTTTGTCTCAGACTGGTTTGCaaaaagaaattcattttcagaggaataaaaaccGAAGACAAGCTGCCGCAAGTGGAAATCACTGAATATATATCACAGatatgtaatgaataataaaaaaaaaaattacaaaagaatTTTGCGTTTTCACTGATAACAAAATCAGATTCACATTTGAACCTGGtgattcactgcaaaaaaaaaaaaaagaagaaataaaaacaatgcaaGTTAGTGAAATCCACAGAGGCCATCCATCATTATAATTTCTTCTGTCCTGCTCCAagaaaaatatcataaaatCTTAACTGCCAGAAAACAAGTTTTTAATTCAACAACTAAACTCAATGCCAAGGATTTACAAATCTTTATCTTTCATTGGAATTTTTCTCTCTATTACCCAGATAAACTATAACCAACCAAATCatattctaataaaaaaaaacaattatctaGAGAATGATATTTGATCTCAAGATAACAggagtgacagaaaaaaaaaaaaaaacagatggccTCTTTGGACTTCCATAGTAAGTGGCTTgataatatacattatacacagtatacacagtACATGATTAGACCTGCATCCTCGACTAATGACCTGACTAACGGCGGTTCAGTGGAGAGAAGTcaagtgtgaaagagtgtgtggtgaGTCAGACAGGTTAaccaagcacaaacacacacacactccacagtgTGCATCAGGTAATACTTTGAGATGAGAGTCCTGACTGTTGTGTGTATGCGCATGTGTGTCCATCTGTCGCTGGCTGCAAAATCATCAATACAGCTTTTGATCTACTCTGACACAACATAtgggacagacacacacacacacacacacacacactctctcttttgttGTATCTTGACCGCTGCTCTGTGATATAAAATGATTTGATTGGCTGCTATTCTTACACAGGATCCGACTGTGGCATGCTTTCAGATcctaaaacagaaagaaagaggaaaaaaaagaaagcagcatcATATGGACAGGCAGAAATCCCTGATAGATGGGTTAAAATTCacaggtaaataaaaaaaatgaaataaaacaaaaaaaaagacaagtgcATATCAGATATGTTTCAGTAATATCAGTTCAAAATGTCGATTTTACATCAACAGGAAGAACAGACAGGAACAAGTCAAAGATGGATAGACAGTGCttcaaaacttaaaaaaaaaaaaaagaaaaaaggtgacTCGATAAAGATTAAATAGCTCTCTGCTCCATAaccatctctttttctctctcctccctcacACAATTATTTTCCCTTTTAATTTCGATAAACAAGATCGGAATAACTTAGATAATTCATGTAAACAGCAACGAGGACATGTACAACAACAACCAGCTCATAAATCATTACAACCGACAAAGAATAGCAAACAAGTCCCAACAAGACAAGGACATTCCATAGctgagatagaaagaaagaaatatatatatgagagagagatcCCTAGTGCAACTCCAACAGAAGTGAATTTCTAGAATGATTAGTAACAGCCACAGATTTGGGCAGCAGCCAATATCAGCGAGCAATCCCTTGTTCACCTCACGTTCACCTAACAAAGAAAGCCTTCAGGGACTCACAAGCCCATATTAGATGTATAAAGTCGAATAAAATGTGGCACTTTAATGATGTAAAGAGAAATAATCTGCACCTCTCAGGAACCATCCACTCTCTAGTGGCCCAAATAGATTTCTACTAACGCCTATGGCTTTTCAGGCTTTTTGTTTTCCACTCAACACTTTTTCCCCTCTCAGCGAGgatggcaaaaaataaataaagaaaaaaagaatcaaaagcAATTTGAGCTCATTTGTGCTCACCTATTATAAGAGGTCAGATAATTGGATCGTTTATAAGGCCATTAAAATGGATGCCATGTTTTGATTCGTAGCCTTTGAGGAGCACTTTTCACTGAACAGGCCAGCGTTCCatctccccctctttctctccctccgtcTTTCTGTATAGGCACATTTTCACCACAGGAACCTTTGCAGGAACTCAGGAGCCAGGAACCCTTTTAGGGATACCAGCACTTTGGAAAGATTTTCACCACAGGAATTTTTATAGGAATTTCAGAAACTTTGGCCACATTCTCACCACACGAACATTTACAGGAATTCAGAAATTTGGGCACATTTTCACTGCAGGGACCTTTTCAGTGATACAGGAATTTTGGACTTTTTCTACCAATTTTCATTCCAGGAACCTTTTTAGTTCCTTCTCTAGAGCACTAGTTGTTCAAAAAGTGAGTTTGACAGAATGACCAAGCCTTTGACCTGGCTTTAGCTAAGTAAGGCTCAACACAAAGTGAAGTGACTGTCACCACTCCAGAggtgattactttcctataacagcatgtcccaaagtgtttaattcctctcacaccacagcaatttcccaggGCTAACAATACTGTATTTGTTAAAGAACTTCACGAcctactttttatctgtttatagataAATTTGATGCAGTGGAATGTTCATGAAAGAGGTTAGCGCCTGATATCACTTACAACAGCTATAAATggtctctctttcttctgttttttgaAGGTAAgacaataaaatgcagcttatcgTGTTATCAAGTAACTGCAAAGCCCTCCAAAGTAAAGACATtcttgtgtcagaaaacttaaagttacggATGATTATACGTTTATAAGTGCGCTTATGTGGAGCCAGACCAGGTGTAAGTTCctaaagaaatgataacatgTTTGAACCTTGTAACACGTAAaacaaattctgaccaatcagaatcgagaattcctAATGCTTGTTTTAAATCAGCGGGAAGGTGGTGTGGTTATGACATGCATACAACTGTGGGTGTATACAGACTTCTGGATCcaataaagaacaacacaacTTCAGTCTCAACATCGTTTACACTCGGTGTGTTGCTGTACTTTTTGTCAGAACCTAAAAATGCAGCTTCCTACTCGAAGACTACATTCCAAGCTGAAAACATCAAAGCTTTCCTTCCCTCCCCCTTCTCTTAAAGAGCTGAGAATCATATTTCTGATTTCAGTTGACTGTGGAAGTTTATGTTACGCTGGCCAAGACTTCTTGCAGCACAATTCTCACACTTATCTGCTCTCTCGCAGTATCAGATAGCCAGGTCAATTGGAGCACGTCCTGATTTTGCCGAATGACAAGCGTCCCTGTGTCAACAAGAGTGAAccttaaattttaatttaacgTATCTATAGGACAGGAAATTGCCTGGGCCCCCAAGTATTGTGCGGCTCCTTGAAGGCTGATCAGTTACTTCCATGAAAATGTTGAATGTCAAAATGCTGGAGGCTTTGTAAAATTTCAAAGCCCCTAAAGAGGCTCCATGTCATTAGCATGTTCTCCACTTACACATTTAAATGCATGCAGGCATGGTCAAGAAGAAGCCAAAGAAAGAATCAATGCAAACCATTTTACTGTCTAGTTAAACCTGGGAATCAAGTAGCAAGCTTGATAACATCAGGCTaattctagtatataatattactGAAGTAAGACCAGGAGCCAGGTTCGCTAGCAAGCCACATAATGTTATGCTATTACACTGTGTATCTAATTTTGCTGGTAAGCTAGCTAAAACTAGgctaacatttatattttgtaatttaaacCAATAGCTAATTTTGCTGGCTGGCTAACTTTAGGCTAACTATGACATTGTGTAATGAAAGAAATTGCTTAATTTTCCAGGCaaactagctaatgttatgCTAGCTATTATATTGCGTAATGAAGAGCAATAGCTGATTTTGCTGgcatgctagctaatgttatgttatgttctCCATTATACAAAATGTTAGAATAATTATTATAACATACccattagcaagctagctatgAAGTTAAAAACTAGTAACCACGTTCACTAGCAAGTTAGCTAACGTTAAGTAAACTATTATAATGATGTCATTTGCGATAAGTTTTGGCCATTTTTTAACCCAGGAACGTGGCAAAAATTAGGACGTGCTTATGAGTAACCGAGTGAGACAAGTCCACAGGGGCTTTGTTCTTTCTGAATGAAGCACACCCCAGAAGCATAAAAGAATTCTGCACTTGCGATACTGTTCAGCAGTGACTCAGTCGGCTGACGTGTCACCAAGCGAGCGCACTACTAGCTGTGCGTGTGCATCTGTAACGCGTGTTAGGATCCAGGATCCCGGTTGTAAACACAGCACTGCTGCATTGCAGATGTGACAGGGCACAGCGGAGCTTTGTCCTGAACGCAGCAGCTTAGAGGGTGACGCTATTAAAGTGCTTCCTCTTAATCCTCTTGCTCTTCTGGCTCAGCGCTTGGAGCAAGTGCACACTTGGGGGAATGAGAAACTGCGTCAGAAACACGGAGAGAGCAAAGATGACAGCGGAACACAGGCATCTAGAACATCTTCCTCCAGATTTAGTTATTGAAAGAACAGGCTTGCAAATACACACCCTAAACTTTCCTCACCTCTGAGTCACTCGATCTCTGTTTCACTACATGTACAGATTGAAGTCAGCCAGAATGAATTCGATCCGATTGCAGATTTCAGACAAACTGGGTACCCTGAAGCCATGATTTTCAAAATGGAGactgcaatttttttcaattttgttacAGCAGTAGAAATCACAATCTGACATTACCAaagttgttatatttatatttgactTCTTATAGTCAATAGTTTGGACACAACTGTTCAAAACAGGTTTAAttgattataatttaatttaattaattttttttaaaactttccatccaagttgttttttttttttttttaaagtccctAAACAGGCAACAATTTAATTGTAAGTAAATACTGCACATAAAaatttttgattcattttgattCTTGAGTCAGTtcaattgaatgggtttaatacCTTGaatcaaattaattaataaaaattcttaTACTTGTtctgcgaaaaaaaaaaaaaagatctatgTCACCAATCAACAGCCAAATATGATATTGTACATTTTACCTAATGACCCTAATATTTTAAtgcttgatttctttttttttttcttttcttttttttttttttttaaactgttaaaggGATTACTGGCTTCCAACTCCAATCTCTCTTTATGTGTGCATTATATATAATCCAGACaaaatgtatgtgtatgcaaGGTGTGGCATTTAGTGTCAATGTTACCATAACAGTAGCTAATGGCCGCTCAGTATGCTAGGTGTTCTCTGCAAAAAGTAGCCTACTCCTAATTACTTGAAGGCCAAAAGATTTAATTTTCAGTGACCTTCTACTTCAACATTGTGGCTTTGGGggctatttttaaatcattcttAAATGTGGAACATGAACTTTCCTTACAGGAGCTGCAATATTTATCAGCAAAATGCACCTGCACAGAATGCATGCTAATTAGAAAAGCGTTTGGATTTGAAAGTGTACATGGCGATTTATTCATCTGTTTAACAGGTTATTAAACGAATGATCAGCCCTTTCAGTCGGATCGAAGTTTCATAAAGGTATGTAAATGTAGCCACGTTGTTTTGAATGGTGTTCACTTTGCAGGCAGGATGGCATGTCACCATGGAAACAGCCCAGCCTGATGCGGCAGGGCAGAGCTTGGCGTGCCCGGTTGAGTATGATGCCCATCAAACCCTCATCATCCTCTGGTGCGAAGACAAAGGAGGGCACAACCCCTACACATAAGCAGCttgtgtgggaaaaaaaatccctctgTCATAAAGCCGAGTTTATTTTTGGCAGTGAGGGAGAGCTCAAAAGCCGGCAAGGAAGAGGAACGCGggatgggaatgtgtgtgtgtgtgtatcagatgCGGAGAGAACATTTGACAGAAAGAAGGATGCAGTGTGGAACAGGAAACATGGCTGGAACCACGGTTATTTAAAACCATAGTTAAAAGCAAACccaaaaatgcacagaaaatgTGTTTGGTTCTTTTCTTTGCTTCTCTTCCTCCCTTCATTTGGCACTCATGAGTGGTTTTGCTGCAGTGTGGAGCtcggcctctctctctcttacacacacacacacacacacacacacacacacacacacacacacacacacacacacaagggatGTGGACACCCCATGCTGAGGACTTTGTGACCTCATTTGAATGCTGGGAATTTGCCGATATCGCCCCCCCCTTCCTATCCCTGCTGGTTTACTACCCTGCTTTTCACACTCCCACAATGACACAACATACACTGCTGCTTGAGATAAGATAATATGTGAAATAATTTCAGTGTGTCTAGATAGTTTCCATCGACTTTATGCTtataaaaaagtttcaaaatagGGTTGCGAATTTTGCTGCCAGCAGCTCGGTTCCATCAAAAGTGACTTTTTGTGATATATCTTACATAAAGTTATTTCATATGAAAACTGCTATcccataagtttttttttttttttttttttttttttgtgaaaaaggtTGTGTTGAACACATTTCCATTAAGAATTTCTTCCATGTTGCAAAGTGTGtgcatattttctttcatttggcTACCCTGACTTTTCCATCACCTAAGACACCTGATGTAGGAATTTATCACTGGccttttaaatgttaatttggAGTGGAACTCTAAGGTTTTGATCTCATTCCCATTCCAGGCTGTCCCGCTTTTTGCGCTTTTTCTAAGAAAGGCACATGAATAAACGGattgtgtgtaattgtaatcattttacaaaaacattactACTAGATTCCATAACATTCCATATACTGAGAAAAATGATCTAACTCAAAAGGTAAAGGGTTTAATTGATAAAACTGATAATTGCGGTTTCCGTTGTCTAAATCTGCCTTACGACAGAAAGACAGGCggggagagagggatagaaaTGGAGGAGGGACTATTCTCCTCTGTGGCCTGCTCTTCAACTGAAATGGTCTCCTGCTGTGCTGAACATTACCACCATCcataatgtattcatttctCCTTAGGCAAGGGAATGGACAGACCTGCTCCTGCCCTCTTCTCTACTTCTACCAACCCTTTACTCCCTTCTCcatctcctttcttttctccttttcccgTCTATTCTGCATGAATGACCGACATTGTCACCAACATCTGAgccatttttctttcatcataACTGAACCCTCTGAGTGCACTTCATGCCATTGGCCAAGAGTGCAAAAGTACATCACCGCACTGGCTTCAGCAATCATAGCTGAATCTGGACCGGATGTGCTACATTACCTAAACCCCATGTTTCACACATTCAGAAACTGATTCATATTTAGaactcttttcctttttctctctttcatacaGAAATCGCCCAACTGACTGCCATAATCAGTCTAGTGTGGTTTTTAAAAAGAGTCAAATATATAAGATAAATCTGTATGgttagttttcatttttcaaaactgCAAGCAAAAATGATAGGAGTGCACCAAGAACTATGAAGGCCAgtcacaataacacacactctttctctttatctctcacacacaaaggGTCAGAGTGTAATAAACTTATCGCTAATGGAGTGGTCTCATACAGTCTCTTGATGGATTCTGCATAACCATTGATCAAACAGcaatagaaacaaaaaaaaatcacttatgtTCATCCATTGCCATGGTAGTCCAACCCTTCTCTGCCAGGGACTGGATGGTGGTAATTAACCTTTGGGGTTCGATCCAATGAGTAAGAAAGGGGAAAAGGATGTAGGCAGAGTTTGGTTCCCTTCCTCCCCATGATAACTTCCACTGGAtcctatttttctttattatccAGATGAACTACATCTAAACCCCACCTTGTCTCCTCCTTACCCCCCACTCAGAGCAGGCTGCTTAACATAAGGGTTCTCCAGCAGGTAGCGATAGTTCTCATAATTGTCTAACATGTACTTGGGGGCATACATGTGCTCTTTAGGGTCCGTGGGAGGGTATTCCTGTACAGAGCCATCAAACCAACCACCAGTCCGGATCAGCTCACGAATGTAGTTTAGGTCCCGCTTGTCCTCATAGTCACCCCAACGGGGAAAGTCACCATTCTGGGCAGATACGAGTTTGAAGTGGATGCCCTCAGGCGTGAAGCACCAGGAGCAGTGCCACCCAGCAAAGTGGAACGGGCTACCAATTGACCACTGCACCAGGATGTGCCCCGTGTCATTCTCGTATTTGCGGAAATTAGGCATGGTGTAGTACTCGCGCCGGCGCAAGCGGATGCCATCATTTTCATAGACCTCCTTCAGCATCCCCACTGTGCATCCTGAAACCACTTCAAGAGAGCCAAGCTGCTTCCAGAAAAAGCCATAGAGTGATTTGCGCATGTGGATGGCAAATGGCTCAGTCCAGCCATCAAACAGCTTGAGGAAAAGAATGCCCTCGCGAGCCGGGATCTCGTCAGCATCATTGATGAGGAAAACATCATCAGGCCGTGCACCCCGCACTCGACCCATGCCATTCCTTGTAAGGAAAGTACGCAGGTAGTCATCGGCAATCCAGCCGTCCTGTCGCCCACCTTCGGGAAAGTGGTCTAGGAATACATAAAGGATCTTATGACGCATGTAGTCATAAGTGCCATTGAGCAGCAGATGCAGGAAGCTCAGCGGTCGCCTCTCTCCATATGCTGTGAAGTTGGACTCGCATACTAGGAAGAGGTCAACAGCATCAGCCAGCTCATGGAAGCGGGCGTGGAGCAGGTCAAACTCATGGTTGATGTTAATGGCATTAATGACGCGTCGTGGCTTGTCACGAGGGGTCAGTCTCTCTTTGGTGGGCAGGTTTGAGTGGTACACCATTGTAGGCACTCCACAGTAGGGACCATGCCAACCAGAACGGCATACACACTTTACAAGACGCTTGCCACGTTTTGGCTTCACTCGGGTGGGACTGGAGTCTTCCACCAATTTTGCTCGAGCATTGGAGTCCTCTGCAACTTGTAAGATGTTCCTGTGAAGGGCCCCAGCCACTGTAGGCTTACCTTTGCCTGCCCCATCATCTCTTGGGGGCACTATCTCTGTCCCCTGCCGGAAACACCGAGCGCCAGCTTTGGTTCGGACAAAGTAGGGTGTGCTGTCCTCCGGGAGGATGAAGTGGCGCTTGTGTAAGTCACCCAGTAACATGATGGGGTCTGGAGTTGATGCATGCTGGGGTTCCTGCTTCTTCATTACCACACTGGGAGCATTTGATCTCACAAGGTCCACTGCCTGGCGCACTACACTGGGTTGCCACATGATCAACTTCATGTCTTCCTTCTGCTCTCGttccaaagacaaaaaaaagtaaagatgtGTTCAAAGTTCGAAACACAGGTataatttacactatatggacaaaactatgtggacacctgaccaggttgatgtggaagaacttcagtggcctgcacagagccctgacctcaaccctagtgaacacctttgggataaactgaTATGcagactgtgccccaggccttctcacctgtCATCattcactaatgcttttgtggctgaatgggcgaATCCCTACAGCTAcatttcaaaatctagtggaaagctttacCACGAGAGTGGGGGCTATAAT
This window harbors:
- the mgat3b gene encoding beta-1,4-mannosyl-glycoprotein 4-beta-N-acetylglucosaminyltransferase, which codes for MKMRRHRVFLLCTVGLCVISFLHYYKALHYVSLLRELTAPYPNIKSFIMVTGFFWKEKATPLSSASPEEGPPPVLRPSETRHRAQEGTVGMGAGVELNMAGEPRAPQPWVRPEEPQHKDPDPEKEDMKLIMWQPSVVRQAVDLVRSNAPSVVMKKQEPQHASTPDPIMLLGDLHKRHFILPEDSTPYFVRTKAGARCFRQGTEIVPPRDDGAGKGKPTVAGALHRNILQVAEDSNARAKLVEDSSPTRVKPKRGKRLVKCVCRSGWHGPYCGVPTMVYHSNLPTKERLTPRDKPRRVINAININHEFDLLHARFHELADAVDLFLVCESNFTAYGERRPLSFLHLLLNGTYDYMRHKILYVFLDHFPEGGRQDGWIADDYLRTFLTRNGMGRVRGARPDDVFLINDADEIPAREGILFLKLFDGWTEPFAIHMRKSLYGFFWKQLGSLEVVSGCTVGMLKEVYENDGIRLRRREYYTMPNFRKYENDTGHILVQWSIGSPFHFAGWHCSWCFTPEGIHFKLVSAQNGDFPRWGDYEDKRDLNYIRELIRTGGWFDGSVQEYPPTDPKEHMYAPKYMLDNYENYRYLLENPYVKQPALSGG